A single Perca flavescens isolate YP-PL-M2 chromosome 2, PFLA_1.0, whole genome shotgun sequence DNA region contains:
- the wfikkn1 gene encoding WAP, Kazal, immunoglobulin, Kunitz and NTR domain-containing protein translates to MYKFPLQLLKDRCIKDQSWRNAPNSNKLVLGWISAYLVMLLVCELPELSLCASVAGSKVEHLGFCPNKLNSNLWVDAQSTCERECNVDEDCADFEKCCTNVCGLNSCVAARFSDGTPAQPDGQGGGKGNDAPNSTATCEGFICSQQGATCDIWDGQPICKCRDRCEKEPNFTCASDGLTYFNHCFMDAEACIRGVTITVVACRFYLAGPHTSPLPQDTTANPTPTSSQEDPMPPTLYSNPHHQSIYVGGTVSFHCDVIGAPRPDVTWEKQSERRERLVMRPDQMYGNVVITNIGQLVIYNAQVWDTGIYICIARNSAGVLRADYPLSVIRRSDDDFSEDPEMPMGRPFSPADCLAEVDLRVCSGERHMDWYYDSKMGSCMAFSNGGCDDSRNRFETYEECKASCQREGMGICFLPAVQGPCKSWEPRWAWNSILKQCQAFAYGGCHGNANNFRTKKECEANCPQPKRRPCKTCRVKGKMVPSLCRSDFAIVGRLTELVEELDSGFARFSLEEVLRDEKMELTFFNTKHLEVTIAKIDWSCPCPNITMDENPLLVMGVVQDGMAIIQSDSYVRAITERRLKKLREVLNKKTCEVL, encoded by the exons ATGTATAAATTCCCTCTACAACTTTTGAAGGATAGATGTATAAAGGATCAAAGTTGGCGTAATGCACCCAACTCAAATAAACTAGTATTAGGATGGATTAGTGCGTATTTGGTGATGCTCCTGGTTTGCGAATTACCCGAACTTTCTTTGTGTGCAAGTGTGGCAGGATCCAAAGTTGAACACTTAGGATTTTGTCCTAACAAGCTGAATTCCAATCTCTGGGTTGATGCGCAAAGTACCTGCGAGAGAGAATGCAACGTCGACGAG GACTGTGCCGACTTTGAGAAATGCTGCACCAACGTGTGTGGTCTCAACAGCTGTGTGGCTGCACGTTTCTCTGATGGCACCCCTGCCCAGCCAGATGGGCAGGGTGGAGGAAAAGGAAATGATGCCCCCAACTCCACAGCTACCTGCGAGGGCTTTATCTGCAGCCAGCAGGGAGCCACCTGTGACATCTGGGATGGACAACCCATCTGCAAGTGCCGGGACCGGTGTGAGAAAGAGCCCAACTTCACCTGCGCTTCAGATGGCCTCACCTACTTCAACCACTGCTTCATGGACGCAGAGGCCTGCATCCGTGGGGTGACTATAACCGTGGTCGCCTGCCGCTTTTACCTGGCCGGGCCCCACACCAGTCCACTGCCTCAGGACACTACAGCTAACCCCACCCCGACATCCTCCCAGGAGGACCCCATGCCCCCCACGCTGTACTCCAACCCTCACCACCAGTCCATCTATGTGGGAGGCACAGTCAGCTTCCACTGTGACGTTATTGGAGCCCCCAGACCTGATGTAACatgggagaaacaaagtgaaCGGCGCGAGCGGCTGGTCATGAGGCCTGACCAGATGTATGGCAACGTGGTTATCACCAACATCGGTCAGCTTGTCATTTACAACGCGCAGGTGTGGGATACAGGTATCTACATCTGCATTGCACGGAATTCTGCTGGCGTTCTTCGTGCAGACTATCCCCTGTCTGTCATCCGTCGGTCTGATGACGATTTCTCTGAAGATCCTGAGATGCCAATGGGGCGCCCATTCTCCCCAGCAGACTGCCTGGCTGAAGTAGACCTGAGAGTGTGCAGTGGAGAGCGTCACATGGACTGGTATTATGACAGCAAGATGGGTTCCTGCATGGCCTTCAGCAACGGCGGATGTGACGACAGCCGCAACCGATTTGAGACTTATGAGGAGTGCAAGGCCTCCTGTCAGAGAGAGGGGATGGGCATCTGCTTCCTGCCTGCTGTGCAGGGCCCCTGTAAATCTTGGGAACCACGTTGGGCCTGGAATTCGATCTTGAAACAGTGCCAGGCCTTTGCCTATGGTGGCTGCCATGGGAATGCCAACAATTTCCGCACCAAGAAGGAGTGTGAGGCAAACTGCCCACAGCCCAAAAGGAGACCTTGCAAGACCTGTCGGGTGAAGGGGAAAATGGTGCCCAGCTTATGCCGTAGCGACTTTGCTATCGTGGGGCGGCTGACAGAGCTGGTGGAGGAGCTGGACTCTGGGTTTGCCCGCTTTAGCTTGGAAGAAGTCCTCAGAGATGAAAAGATGGAATTGACTTTCTTCAATACCAAACACCTAGAGGTGACTATAGCCAAGATAGACTGGAGCTGTCCCTGTCCCAACATCACCATGGACGAAAACCCTTTGCTGGTAATGGGTGTGGTGCAGGATGGCATGGCCATCATCCAATCAGACAGCTATGTCAGAGCCATAACCGAACGCCGACTCAAGAAGCTACGTGAGGTTCTGAATAAAAAGACCTGTGAGGTATTGTAG
- the mettl26 gene encoding methyltransferase-like 26, protein MLNAAAAERNKEPILAVLRQSVNTGRPLQALEISSGTGQHVTHFAQALRNIIWQPSEYDRQSLASIEAYRAHYQLHNVRPAINLDVSLPHQYWGGIQPESLDLVVNINMIHISPMACTEGLFKGAGAVLKPQGLLLTYGPYAVNGQITPQSNIDFDYSLRQRNSEWGLRDISLLSSIAQRNGLFLEKIMDMPANNKCLLFRKESLV, encoded by the exons ATGCTGAACGCCGCCGCCGCGGAGAGGAACAAGGAGCCCATCCTGGCTGTGCTCCGGCAGAGCGTGAACACCGGGAGACCCCTGCAGGCTCTGGAGATCTCCTCCGGTACCGGGCAGCATGTCACACACTTCGCTCAGGCTCTGCGGAATATCATCTGGCAGCCCTCAGAGTATGACCGCCAGTCTCTAGCCAG TATCGAAGCGTACAGAGCCCACTACCAGCTGCACAATGTAAGGCCTGCCATCAACCTGGATGTTTCTCTGCCCCATCAGTACTGGGGAGGTATCCAGCCAGAGAGCCTCGACCTGGTAGTCAACATCAACATGATCCACATTTCTCCGATGGCTTGCACAGAG GGTTTATTCAAAGGGGCTGGAGCAGTGCTGAAGCCGCAAGGTCTTCTACTGACATACGGG CCCTATGCAGTGAATGGCCAGATCACCCCTCAAAGTAACATTGACTTTGACTACAGCCTACGGCAGAG GAACTCAGAGTGGGGACTCAGGGATATCTCCCTCCTCAGTTCTATAGCACAAAGAAATGGTTTATTCCTGGAGAAAATA ATGGACATGCCTGCAAACAACAAGTGTCTTCTGTTCAGAAAGGAGAGTTTGGTGTGA
- the LOC114547919 gene encoding uncharacterized protein LOC114547919, with the protein MAITNSQNSDIQSTPQQKKHGLSQDFWLTRGTKSIRRVPRGKVTRRSSDSTGTVKMNPGQNGMNSKSSSSKAETTQTLACSPITVLYVQGKSSSMSGCLNCFSTPLGKEGRLKGPRSPKSLPRASSVISTAEGSSRRSSVNSDCRATVKTDPLSAKVSEGSSGQEETVSQPEPETNNREPEPIPPVKPPRDPAVFDPTDGPKSPVQESLFGSSFTFNSVFSNTIFSDSVVTTTTSLDALDTNQTFLCLNPSLVQNCPLESQESTPPMTPQTLLNMENEQSQNVECTAGMEEKDKPLTIA; encoded by the coding sequence ATGGCCATCACCAACAGCCAGAATTCAGATATCCAGTCTACACCACAACAGAAAAAGCATGGGCTCTCTCAGGACTTCTGGCTCACAAGGGGTACAAAGAGCATCCGGAGGGTTCCAAGAGGGAAAGTGACGCGTCGCTCATCAGATTCAACAGGCACAGTCAAAATGAACCCAGGGCAGAATGGGATGAATTCAAAATCAAGCTCTAGCAAAGCTGAAACTACCCAAACCTTAGCTTGTTCGCCTATCACAGTGCTGTATGTTCAGGGCAAGTCATCCTCAATGTCTGGTTGCCTCAACTGCTTCTCAACCCCTTTGGGCAAAGAGGGGCGACTTAAAGGGCCCAGGTCGCCCAAAAGTCTCCCCCGAGCCAGCAGTGTCATTTCCACCGCAGAGGGATCATCCCGGCGCTCCAGTGTAAACAGTGACTGCAGGGCAACTGTAAAGACTGACCCGCTTTCCGCCAAGGTTTCAGAAGGGAGCAGTGGTCAGGAGGAAACAGTGAGTCAACCTGAACCAGAGACCAATAACAGGGAGCCTGAGCCCATTCCCCCAGTCAAACCTCCCAGAGACCCGGCAGTTTTTGATCCCACAGACGGCCCCAAATCCCCCGTGCAGGAGTCACTTTTTGGCTCCTCGTTCACTTTCAACTCTGTCTTCTCCAACACGATCTTCAGCGATTCTGTGGTCACGACCACGACCAGTCTGGATGCTCTTGACACcaaccagaccttcctctgtctGAATCCATCTCTGGTGCAAAACTGTCCACTTGAGAGCCAGGAGTCCACTCCTCCTATGACACCACAAACACTGCTCAACATGGAGAATGAGCAGAGTCAAAATGTAGAATGTACAGCTGGGATGGAGGAGAAGGACAAGCCACTCACAATTGCATGA